Proteins from a genomic interval of Candidatus Zixiibacteriota bacterium:
- a CDS encoding sodium-translocating pyrophosphatase, with product MDMLGIIAAAFGLGGLLFALILTFWIKSQPAGSDKLKDLADTIHKGAMVFLQREYSILLIFIIVVVILLAVFVSWQTAVAFISGAFLSMLAGYFGMNSAT from the coding sequence ATGGACATGTTAGGCATCATTGCCGCAGCTTTCGGATTGGGTGGGCTGCTTTTCGCGTTAATCCTGACGTTCTGGATCAAATCTCAGCCGGCTGGAAGCGATAAGCTCAAAGATCTGGCGGATACGATTCACAAGGGCGCCATGGTATTTTTGCAGAGGGAATACTCCATCCTGTTGATATTTATCATCGTGGTGGTTATCCTTCTGGCAGTATTCGTTTCATGGCAAACTGCTGTGGCATTTATTTCAGGTGCGTTTCTTTCCATGCTGGCAGGTTACTTTGGCATGAATTCGGCCAC